In Natronococcus sp. AD-5, the genomic window CGGTGTCGACGGAGCGATTCGTGGCGACGGTGACGAGACCGGTACCGATCGGCGACCCGATCGGTCCGTCGTCCCTTCCGTCCGATTCGGTCATATCCTCCGTAGGAGGGGCAGCGAGTAAAACGCTGGCAAACCGATCTCACCGATGACACTCCGCCGACCTAACTGTTATGCTCGTGCTTTCCGTCAGACGGCGATATGCAAGCGGTCAAAGTCACCGAACACGGCGACACCGACGTCATCGAGTACGGCGAGTATCCCGATCCCGAGGTGGATCGCGACGAGGTGCTGGTCGACGTGAAAGCGGGAGCGCTCAACCACCTCGACGTGTGGGTGCGCCGCGGGCTGCCGACGCTCGACCTCGAGATGCCCCACGTGCCGGGCAGCGACGCCGCCGGCGTCGTCGAGGACGTCGGCGAGGACGTCGCGCGCTTCGAACCCGGCGATCGCGTCGCGGTCACGGCGGGGGTCAACTGCGGGGACTGCGAGTTCTGTCGCGACGGCGATCCGACGCTCTGCGTCAACTTCCACCTGATCGGCGAGCACGTCACCGGCGTCCACTCCGAGTACGCCGCCGTCCCCGAGGACAACCTCATCCCCGTTCCGGAAGGGGTCGACTGGGTCACCGCCGGCTCGACCTCGCTCGTGTTCCAGACCGCCTGGCGGATGCTGATCGACCGCGCCGATATCGAACCCGGGGAAACGGTGCTGGTGCTCGGCGCCAGCGGGGGCGTCGGCCACGCGGCCGTCCAGATCGCAGACTACGCGGGTGCGGAGGTGTACGCCACCGGGAGCACGGAGGCGAAACTCGAGCACGCCCGCGAACTCGGGGCGGATCGCGTCGTCAACTACGAGCAGCAAAACTTCGCGGAGTGGGTCCGCGGCGAGACCGGCGGCCGCGGCGTCGACGTCGTCGTCGATTACATCGGCGCCGGCACCTGGCGCGACTCGATCAAGAGCCTCGCGAAGAACGGTCGCCTCGTCACGTGCGGGGGAACGGCCGGCGGAAACCCCGAAACGGACATCCCGCGGATCTTCTGGAACCAGCTGCAGATCATCGGCTCCACCATGGGGACGCCGGGCCAGGTCGACGACGTGATGGAGCTCGTCTGGGACGGCACCTTCGAACCGGCGATACGCGAGGTGCTGCCGATGAGCGAGACCGCGCGCGCCCACGAGATCATCGAGTCCCGCGAGGGGATCGGCAAGGTCGTCGTCCGCCCCGACAGCGAACTGTAACGCCTCGCTATTTTCTTTCGGCGTCGGTCCCGGAACCGTGAGTGCTTTGGCTGCGGACTTGCAAGTCACGCGCGTGACCTCGAGCGACGACGGCGGCTACGTTCACGACCCCGCGGCCTTCGACGACGGCGAGGCCCGGGAGTCGGGCGACGACGCGGACGACTGGGACGAGCCCGTGCACCCGGCGGCGGCCGACCGCGAGTTCGACTGGCGCGGGTGGATCCTCGTCGGCGTCGTCGTCTTCGCGTTCGTTATTTCGCCCCTTACGATCCTGTTGTGGCCGCCGGCGACGGACTACCTGTTCGCGCTGATCATCCTGCCGCTCGCGCCCGCCGTCTTGCTCGCGCTGACGGCCGTCTGGGCGACGACGCGGCCCTGAAACGCCGACGGACCGCGAGGCGATCACGCGCGATCCGGAGCCGTCCTGCCGGGTGCTTCCGCCTGGCGCTGTTCGAAGAGCGAACGAGTAGAGGAGCGCGCGAGCTCAGCGTTCGATATCGAGATGGTGCGTGATGCGGCTACGGAGCGCTACTTTTTGTGCGTGAAGAGAACCGCCTGACCGTCCGCCGACCCCGCGCACAAATCCAGTTGTTTCGAAAGATTGAGGCTCGTCGGATTTTCTTTGCACACGACGAGGTCGTCGAACCGGGCGTCACAGGCCGGACAGGCGACCGCCACCGTGTTCTGATAGCTCCTGATTGACCGGTTTTCCTCACGAAGCGTCAACGACGCCACGAGTTCGTCCAGATCGATGTCGTCCATACGTCCCCTTCCGGTTCCGCACTCATAAAAACGGGCGACGGTAGCGGTCCGATTTGCAGCACGAATCAGCGGCTGATCGTCGTGGAGCGGCGGGTGCTCGATACGGGTAGCGAACACGTCAGTATCGTACCTACGTACTCTAACGCTCTATTCAGCACGCTATTCGTAACAGAGTTAAGAAGATCACGTTCCCCGGCGTTCCATCGGTCACCGGTACGCACCAGCTATTTTGCGACTGATCCCGAACACCGAAATCGCGTTCCTAGCTACTCCGACTGGACGTCGCGGCGCATCGCGATCTCGAACCACGGACACAGTCGAAGCTGTCGGTACCACTCGGGGTTCGAGTGCAGCCGCTCGTAAGGCACCCACATCAGGCCGGCGACCTCTTCCTCGTCGGGATCCAGGGTGCGGTCCGACAGCGTCAGCTTCAGGACGGCACAGACCTCGTGCTCGACGCCCGCGTTCTCGAAGTAGCGCTTGTACTCGAAGCGGTCGGTCAGCCGCAGGTCGTCGTACTGGTCGGGCGTGACCCCGAGTTCCTCCTCGAGTCGCCGCCGGGTGGCCTCCTCCTGGCTCTGTCCCTGGACGGGATGGGAGGCGACGGTGCCGTCCCAGTAGGTGCCCCAGAGGCGCTTGCCCGGCGCCCGCTGGGCCAGCAGCACGTTGTCGTCCTGGTCGAAGACGAGCGAGGTGAACGCCCGGTGGCGGATCCCGTCGCCGGTGTGGGCCTCGAGTCGGTTGACGAGTTCGAGTGCGGTGTCGCCCTCGTCGACGGCGATCACGTCCTGCTTCGCGTTTTCGTGCGGGTGGTCGTCCTGTGGCGTACTCATACCCTCACAATTGCAGAGGGTCTTGAAACCAGTATCGTCTTTCCGACCGGCGAACCGGACCGGCGCGACGACCGATCACCGCTGCGCGTTGAACGGCCATCGATCGTCCTCGTCGGGGTTCGGGCGATAGCTGTCTCCGACGAG contains:
- a CDS encoding zinc-binding dehydrogenase → MQAVKVTEHGDTDVIEYGEYPDPEVDRDEVLVDVKAGALNHLDVWVRRGLPTLDLEMPHVPGSDAAGVVEDVGEDVARFEPGDRVAVTAGVNCGDCEFCRDGDPTLCVNFHLIGEHVTGVHSEYAAVPEDNLIPVPEGVDWVTAGSTSLVFQTAWRMLIDRADIEPGETVLVLGASGGVGHAAVQIADYAGAEVYATGSTEAKLEHARELGADRVVNYEQQNFAEWVRGETGGRGVDVVVDYIGAGTWRDSIKSLAKNGRLVTCGGTAGGNPETDIPRIFWNQLQIIGSTMGTPGQVDDVMELVWDGTFEPAIREVLPMSETARAHEIIESREGIGKVVVRPDSEL
- a CDS encoding DUF7385 family protein; translated protein: MDDIDLDELVASLTLREENRSIRSYQNTVAVACPACDARFDDLVVCKENPTSLNLSKQLDLCAGSADGQAVLFTHKK
- a CDS encoding NUDIX hydrolase; the protein is MSTPQDDHPHENAKQDVIAVDEGDTALELVNRLEAHTGDGIRHRAFTSLVFDQDDNVLLAQRAPGKRLWGTYWDGTVASHPVQGQSQEEATRRRLEEELGVTPDQYDDLRLTDRFEYKRYFENAGVEHEVCAVLKLTLSDRTLDPDEEEVAGLMWVPYERLHSNPEWYRQLRLCPWFEIAMRRDVQSE